aggcaggcgggCTTTTAATAAAAGCAAACCGTATGCAGAAATGTCCTTCCGCTCTTCTCCTCAAATTCCTGTAACAGTTCGTCTATTTCATTCTCCATGTCTTCCGTATGCTGTATCTGTGAgcaagcagagaggagagaagcGATTCATTCACTTGACCTATTTattgtagcagggggagagcaactggccctatccatccccagcacaacatccctccagtggcgtcttctcttacgtttctttttcagactgcaagccctttgggggacagggagccatttcgtttatttatatctatgtaaaccgctttgggaacttttgttgaaaagcggaatctAAACATTCGCTGTCATATATGCCCACCCAAAGCCCACGCCTCTGTGCGGTTTATCATTTAGCACAAAATTAAGACATTAACACACTGTTAAATTTTAGGAGTCGGACTAGTGCCCTGTGTTGGAACCCCTGCTAGGTCtctcttggaggagagctggtctcgtggtagtaagcatgcattgtcccctttgctaagcagggtccaccctggtttgcatttgaatgggagactacatgtgcaagcAGTGAAAgctattcccttgaggggatggggccactctgggaagagcatccctGTGCTTGCCTGCAAaaggtccaaagttccctccctggcagcatctccaagacagggctgagagagactcctgcctgcaacctgggagaagccgctgccagtctgtgtagacaatgctgagctagatagaccgagggtctgactcagcatacggcagcttcccgtgttcctagaTTGCTGCAATCAGACCAAACGGTACTGTGTACTGTATGCATGATGTGCTTCCCTCGTGTTGTGCAAATACCAAATGACCCCTATGGGAGTGGTATTGTGGGTCCATAGGGACGTAAATTGTTGGGCGACGGTGGGAACATATCTTCATTATGTTCGTTGCAAGCAGAAAATCGAGGCTTGGGGGTGATCTCTGCTTCGCTCTAGTCTGTGTGGGTTCCGTGTCCTTTCTCTGTGTGAAACcctgtgcgtacacacacacacacacacacacacacgcgcgccaaaaatgagagagggagaaggcaatACTTACACACTGACACAATTCGCAGATAAGGAAAGCTCCCAACGTCGCCTCCTCGTGGTTATCCTGGATGTCCACGTTGATCACGTGGACAGGCTGACACGTCTCTTGCTCTCTTGAATTTAAATCTAAGgcaaaatataaacaccaatagGATATCAGTGGCCgggaaaatcaaatcaaaacctcTTCGCTCAAGTTGGGTCTGTGCCGACAGTACCAGAAGATCAGCTGCCTCGAGTACCTTTTGTAGAAAGGCAGGCAATAAGGGGTTAATATTCTGCAACCAGGGAATCTGAGTTCTGGGCAAGCAGCACAGAATTCTGCAAGTTTCTATTTTTGCATAATCCAGGCGGGTTCTCCTTATCACAGAGACCTCTGCAGGGCACTCAAGTTCAGCCGCAGACCACTTTTCTCAGATGCCTGCAAGCCCATCTTCACctccatgagggctagaaactagCCTAATAATAGTTAAACATCCTTTCCCCAGAAAACGGCATCTTGTGGAATCATATCATATACACTACGATATGGAGACTGGGGTTTGTGGAGCATTGTGGGACAACACCTACTTTACacgaagaaggtcccaggttcaacccccagGGACAGacgctgcccgtcagtgtagacaatactgagcccaacagagcagtggtctgactctatgTGGCAGCGTCGTACGAGATGCAGCTTTGAGCCACACAATGCAGACATCTAACTCTCACCTCCTTTCTACAAGTTCACCGAGCTGAAGACACACACCTCATCAGATGCAGAAGTCCAGAGGGACAGCTCTGTTAGTCGGGCCCTGATACAACAGGCAAGCGAGCCACCTCGAAGCTCAAGAGCTAACAGATTCACCGGGGCGGCCTTCTCAGACTAGAGCCCACTTCGGCAGATGAATAACCAAAGACAGCACTTCAGGCATCTGACGAGGCAGGCTCTCGtccaaaaaataaacacaaaaaagGACGCCGACGATAAATCTGTGTGTCTTGAGGTGCAGAAAGGGTGTGCTGAGAATTAAAACAGGAGAAAATGTCTGCTGCTGAAGCAGGGTCTTTCACAGCCACATCAGGGGGGAACCTCCGCCTGcaacataaaaagctgccatatactgagtcaggccattgttccatctagctcagtattgttttcacagactggcagcagcttctccaagtttgcaggcaggaatctctctcagtcctatcttggagatgctgccagggagggaacttggaacctagatgctcttcccagagcggctgcatcccctaaggggaatatctcacagtgctcacacatgtagtctcccattcaaatgcaaaccaggcccgaccctgcttagcaaaggggacaattcatgcttcctactaaaagaccagctctcctccccaacacaggaagctgccatatactgagtcagaccattggtccgtctagctcaatattgtctacccaggctggcagcggcttctccagggttgcaggcaggaatcgctctccgCCCTctctaggagatgctgccagggagggaattggaaccttctgctcttcccagagtgtcggctccatcccctaagggggagaatattttctagtgctcacacttctagtctcccattcataggcaaccagggcagaccctgcttagctaaggagtcaagccatgcttgctgccacaagaccagcttcctctcctacaactcccatcatcccctgccacagtggccaacggccagggatgctgggacctgtagtccagcacgtgcaggagggccaaaggtgtGCAGCCATGCCTTGGGGCCTCAAGAGCAGATTGTGATCCACTCCAATTGTAGCGATGCACAATCACTACAATCAAGGTGTGGTTCACGCCCGGCCGCGGACAGCGCAATGCGGGGTGCGTGTTGTGCCGGGCAGCGTTTCCACCCGAGCGAGGAACTCGGGCCAGCTTTAACATCTCATCATCTGCTCCTGGCGGGAGTTTTCCGCGGGGTTCCCCGCTCTCCCCTGTGCCACTTAAGACGGAGAAATTGAGCTgatggggaggagagccagtGGGGTGGGTCGCGGGAGAATTAAAAACGCCAGGAGCGGCCCGGCCTAACTGCTGCCAAATGAGCCCTGTGCGGACGGAGAGGGCTccctgtgtgcagcccgagcCGAGGAGAGCGGCCGTGTCATCCGTCTCACCCCACGGCCGCTCGTTAGGAGCTGCCGGAGGAAGTTCCAAGCCAGCTCGGCTTAATGTACGAGGGCGTGGGCAGAGCCTAGCTGGAGAGGGAACACGGCTCACGGCCatcttttgtttattttaaacccCAAAACATTAAACTCAAagactaaaaacagtttaaaacaaatcaacagacAATCCCCAAAGTGAAAAGtgaaaaagctaaaaggcctgggtaaaaaagaCGAGTctttagaaactttttaaaaagccgctagagatggggagactctttaTTCCCGcgggaagcgcgttccaaagtctcggggcgaccacagagaaggcccgtccctgggtggccaccagacgacatgcaggtagccacagacgagcctcccctgatggaCGCAGCaggcgatggggatcatgcagaagacagaccaatggtctgactcagtatatggcagcttcctgtgttggggaggagagctggtcttttagtaggaaacatgaattgtcccctttgctaagcagggtctgccctggtttgcatatgaatgggagagtagtgCTCTCTATTTAAGAGCactcttccagtgctcttaaatacCGTTGGCCTaggctgttgagggctttataggttataaccagcactttgtattgtgcCCCTTTCAGGCCTCAAAATTCTGCCACCTTTAGGGAATTCAGAACGTATGGAGATTTTCTTTTCTGCCTTGcatatggcagggctgctcaactttgcaccctgtccagctgcttttggactacaactcccacgatccccagccacagcggccaatagccagggattatgggagttgtaggtcaacatctgcaggagggccaaagttgagcagccctgatttatggGGTAAGGAACCATCAACCGTACCcaaacctgctggatcagatgaaGAAATCGAATCCAGTATCCCAGGGGTCCTCAAATTTAGTCCCTGTCCCCCAGATTatgttgggactacagctcccatcaccctctgccATCATCACAGGGGATAATGGGCACTATAGTCCAACAGAATCTGGGAGCCcgcgtttgagaacccctgcagctGCCAGCCATAGCCACCCAGATGCTTGTAGAAGGCCACAAGTAGGGCATGAAGGGAACTAGCTATTGCCCGCTTCCCAGTAACTGGTGTGCAGAGGTATACTTTCTCTGCACATGCAGGTTCCACTATTAGCAGGGCTAATAGGCATTAAACATCTCCCCCATTaacttgtctaatcccctttggAAGACATCTAAAACAATCGCTACCACTACATctggtggcagggagttccacaggttaATCATTAATGagatttatacaccacttttcaaacttggggtttgttgtttttgttttttaaaacaccaaTCTGAAAGGCGAGATTCACAGGAAGGTGAATTTTGTCAACACCACCACATTGCTCTTCATTCCCACTGGGTTGCAACGGAATGCACAGTCCCGTCCGTAGCTTAGACCAGGCACAAATTAAACCGTTGCTCCAGAGAAAGGCTGGACCTTACCTTCTACTACTTGATCGTAGACCCTTTCTTCGCACGTCAAGATCAGGTCAAAGACGTCTTTGCAGTTCTGGAATCTTTCCGGCCGCGGCTTGATGCGCTTGTTTCTGTCCAACATGTGCAAAATGCCGTTCTGTGTGTAGCTGAGGTTACCAGCGTTAAGGAaaaggttttttttctttttaaatcatgCTTTTTTGCTTTTGAAAGTTGGAAAAAGGGAACACCTGACCTTCAAACTGGAGGCCGAAACAGTCCTGATCTCACTCTTAAGCCCATTTGGGCATGCTCAAGgttctccctcccaaaccaaacagAACCATggaatgttagagctggaaggggcccATGGAGGTACTCTAGTCCACCCCTGATAcatcatccctgacagatgacctctaacagcagccttgctggatcagacccaaggcctatcaagtccagcatcctggttcctaCAGTGTTCCACCAGATACAAGCAGGATATGaaatcaaaccctctctcctgctgttgctcccctgaaactggtgttCAGATGCACCCTGCCTCTGAACAggaggtagcccatagccatcaggactagtagccactgacagacttgTTCTCCTGCTCAAGGTCAccccagctggtggccatcccccacatcctgtggcagagagttccagagaTCAATCAAGTGCTGTGTGAAGAGTACTTCCTTTCGTACCTCTGGCAAAGGGGAGCCCACGAAGGCACAAGACAGACAGCTACAGCCCCGTCCCCAAGGATCTGCGTCATGCTTTGAGCGCACAAAGTGTTTCCCATCCTGACATCGCCCTTACAACAACAGCTCTGTAGGGTAGGCCAGTATTATCCCTATAATGCAGGTGGAGGGCTGAGCTCAGGAGCCTGAGGTTATCTAGCACGTTAGAGGTGGGATATGAACCGGCAAAGTCTAGATTTGCCATCTGAGCCCCTGTACCACACCAGCTCTCTTGGGGGATCGTGCGGCAGCAGACACAAACACTGCCATCTAGCCCCTCTGCTGGGGGGCGGCAGGGATGCTTCACTGGGGCTTGAGACATGTACTCCCCTCACTGAGCCACATGTCCCTAGCCATTGGCTCTTTGCAAATGAAAATAGATCGCTGCACTCCTAACCCTGGTTTGTGACcagctttaaaaaagagagacctGGTTGAGGTGCAAACCCTGGTTATGTGGTTATGGTCTGCGTTGGTACAAGGAGCTGTGGTGATGGAGCGCATTTCTGCAAACTGGAGGATGTAATTCTGCAGCCTGTCCCAAATCCTTCAACATTCCCTGGCCTTGAGCAACGGTTCACAGAATGCTTTAGCATCGCCCTGGGGATCCCACCCCAAAATCGCCTCCTGATGTCAACCTTACCCTGGCCTTAACATCTAATCGTACACATCCCACCCTCTggataagaccataagaacagccctgctggatcaagtctctccgagttaccccagagaccaatctggctgctgcattttggactaaatgaagtttccaaattaCATTGCTTTAGCCGAGCCAGGAGGCTACCAGCCGATGCaccactgtcttgaggtcattctcttcaagcaACGGGTGGAGCtgtcatatcagccgaagctggtaaaaagcactcctggccatagcctcagcctgagacaccagggagagaccagGATCCAAGAGCATTCCGGAACtatatacctgttctttctgggggagtgtgaccccatccagaacaggagatTCTATCCAGTCCTCCAGAGTATaaccccccacaatgagcacttctgtcttgcttggattccactttaatttattatccctcatccagcccattaccacctgtaggcaggcatttagggagacaATGCAATTTCTTGATAATgacgtggagagagagagagagagagagagagagagagagagagagagagagagagagagagagagagagagagagatatgggtGTAATAagtatactgatagcacccagcattAAATCCcctgataacctcacccagcCGTTTCACATAGATGCTAAgaagtattggtgacagaatggagctctgagcAACTCCACATcagctcccatttcaaagagcaactgtcaccaagtgccaccatctgaaacctatccgagagataggaacggaaccacttaTTCCCAGATCTGACTGGTGATCCAGAAGGGTACCATGATatatggtatcgaaagccatgAAAGATGGTATCCAAAAGCAgcaacagtgtcacactcccttCATCCATTCtctggcaaaggtcatctatcGAGCCGATCgaggctctctcagccccatagcTTGCTCTAAAGCCGGCTTcaaaatgggtctaaataatcaatTTCCCCCAAGACCACTTGAAGCTGGCTAGCCACCACCCTGTTGATCACCTTACCCAGCCATGAGAGGTTGGAGACCAGCCTACTACCACCAAGGGATCAGGGgcatatcctgccctccctcagcaaggCATAAATGATATCAACTAAACCAACTCCGAATAATCTCAGGATTAACGATGGTAGTGAAGAGGGAATTTCGGTAGGACTAGCTTGTCAAGCAGAAAAAGTAGAGCTACACTAttcaaaagccacctaatggcacagcgggggaaaTGAGCTGACTAGCAAGCCGGAAgttgcgggttcaaatccccacaggtctgtttcccagactattggaaacacctacatcgggcagcagcaaagataagaagatgctgaaag
The genomic region above belongs to Hemicordylus capensis ecotype Gifberg chromosome 16, rHemCap1.1.pri, whole genome shotgun sequence and contains:
- the SSU72 gene encoding RNA polymerase II subunit A C-terminal domain phosphatase SSU72, whose amino-acid sequence is MPSSPLRVAVVCSSNQNRSMEAHNILSKRGFSVRSFGTGTHVKLPGPAPDKPNVYDFKTTYDQMYSDLLRKDKELYTQNGILHMLDRNKRIKPRPERFQNCKDVFDLILTCEERVYDQVVEDLNSREQETCQPVHVINVDIQDNHEEATLGAFLICELCQCIQHTEDMENEIDELLQEFEEKSGRTFLHTVCFY